From Actinopolymorpha cephalotaxi, one genomic window encodes:
- a CDS encoding carbohydrate ABC transporter permease: MSVRSRRHRRRRQAAIKAVLSLIVFVGLFPFLFMAVTSFKTNQQYYESWWLPTLPLHLENYTRAWTQVRPYFVTSVVVAAAAIVGALVLCTVAAFVFARYRFFGRNVLFGLVAALLMVPGIASLIPMFVLMRDLGLLNTRVVLVIPHLVGGAVLGTLLMKTFVEQLPQELFDAARVDGAGGPRLFVSIALPLSLPVVGTIALVTVIGVWNDFFWPLLTVTENELRTVSAGLQFFQTQNATEYGPLFAGYAIASIPLLVLFVFLSKYFLAGLQGGLPGAGGNK; this comes from the coding sequence ATGTCCGTCCGCTCTAGACGTCACCGCCGGCGCCGGCAGGCCGCGATCAAGGCCGTGCTCAGCCTGATCGTGTTCGTGGGGCTGTTCCCGTTCCTGTTCATGGCGGTCACGTCCTTCAAGACCAACCAGCAGTACTACGAGTCCTGGTGGCTTCCGACCCTCCCGCTGCACCTGGAGAACTACACCCGGGCCTGGACCCAGGTCCGGCCGTACTTCGTGACGTCGGTGGTCGTGGCGGCGGCGGCCATCGTCGGTGCGCTCGTCCTGTGCACGGTCGCGGCGTTCGTCTTCGCGCGGTATCGGTTCTTCGGCCGCAACGTGCTGTTCGGGCTGGTCGCCGCCCTGCTCATGGTGCCGGGCATCGCGAGCCTGATCCCGATGTTCGTGCTGATGCGTGACCTCGGCCTGCTGAACACCCGGGTCGTCCTGGTGATACCCCACCTGGTCGGCGGAGCGGTCCTCGGAACCCTGCTGATGAAGACGTTCGTCGAGCAGTTGCCGCAGGAGTTGTTCGATGCGGCCCGGGTCGACGGTGCCGGAGGGCCACGCCTGTTCGTCTCGATCGCCCTGCCGCTGTCACTTCCGGTGGTCGGAACCATCGCGCTGGTCACGGTGATCGGCGTCTGGAACGACTTCTTCTGGCCACTGCTCACCGTCACCGAGAACGAACTGCGCACCGTGTCCGCCGGGCTGCAGTTCTTCCAGACCCAGAACGCCACGGAGTACGGCCCGTTGTTCGCGGGGTACGCGATCGCGAGCATTCCGTTGCTGGTGCTGTTCGTCTTCTTGTCCAAGTACTTCCTCGCCGGCCTGCAGGGCGGACTGCCCGGAGCGGGCGGCAACAAGTGA
- a CDS encoding carbohydrate ABC transporter permease: MGEIATAAVEDRRGAQGRGRRLGPDSRTGRHGQDGRRRRRTRFPWYAYLALTPLFATLALFAYYPAASGIWHSFYEWRPGFDSPFVGLGNYATMMADDLWWKSFRNLGFIFVFGVTIAWALPLLAAELIISLDSKRAQFTFRTLLIAPMAFPGVVTVLLWAAMYEPGNGVINRVLRGTGLGFLAQNWVGDPKYALLSLLFIGFPFVAGLPFLVFLTTLQNVSAEIFEAAELDGCGRLRRLVAIDLPLMTGQLKLLVFLATIGVLQYGFAAYLLTGGGPDNATQVPVLRMLGVAFQGSQWGYAAALSTTLFAMTIALSVVIVFVRRRGDADVRPL, from the coding sequence GTGGGCGAAATAGCGACCGCGGCGGTCGAGGACCGGCGCGGCGCGCAGGGCCGTGGACGCCGGCTGGGTCCGGACAGCCGGACCGGTCGGCACGGTCAGGACGGTCGCCGGCGACGGCGTACCCGCTTCCCGTGGTACGCCTACCTCGCGCTCACGCCGCTGTTCGCGACTCTCGCCCTCTTCGCGTACTACCCGGCGGCCAGCGGTATCTGGCACTCGTTCTACGAGTGGCGCCCCGGGTTCGACTCACCGTTCGTCGGGCTAGGCAACTACGCCACCATGATGGCCGACGACCTGTGGTGGAAGTCGTTCCGCAATCTCGGCTTCATCTTCGTGTTCGGTGTCACCATCGCCTGGGCGCTTCCACTGCTGGCAGCCGAGCTGATCATCAGTCTGGACAGCAAACGCGCGCAGTTCACCTTCCGCACGTTGCTGATCGCGCCGATGGCGTTCCCGGGTGTGGTCACGGTGTTGTTGTGGGCGGCGATGTACGAGCCGGGTAACGGTGTGATCAACCGCGTGTTGCGCGGCACTGGTCTGGGCTTCCTGGCGCAGAACTGGGTCGGCGACCCGAAGTACGCGCTGTTGTCCCTGCTGTTCATCGGCTTCCCCTTCGTGGCCGGCCTGCCGTTCCTGGTCTTCCTCACGACATTGCAGAACGTCTCCGCGGAGATCTTCGAGGCAGCCGAACTCGACGGCTGTGGCCGGCTGCGCCGACTCGTCGCGATCGACCTGCCGCTGATGACCGGGCAGTTGAAGCTGCTGGTGTTCCTGGCCACGATCGGGGTTCTGCAGTACGGCTTCGCGGCGTACCTGCTCACCGGGGGAGGACCCGACAACGCCACCCAGGTGCCGGTCCTGCGGATGCTGGGCGTGGCGTTCCAGGGCAGCCAGTGGGGCTACGCCGCGGCACTGTCCACCACGCTGTTCGCGATGACCATCGCGCTGAGCGTCGTGATCGTGTTCGTACGCAGGAGGGGCGACGCCGATGTCCGTCCGCTCTAG
- a CDS encoding ABC transporter substrate-binding protein — protein MVAPHIRAVPRTARPRRLRSPLLLAVSLLLALSGAACASGSDDSTGGDGKLTITVEGPNQWNDSGSSFGKPWEDLVAAFEKAEPDIKVKTVVLPLNSFSQTISTHLAAGTAPELVFNQAPHQPYMVTSLDDYLKKPNPYIKSGPGSRRWLDVFRKRYYGIGNPASRNADGHVEFVPFNLVGTGIFYNREAFDKAGLKAPVRTFEDLVGACGRLKAAGYTPLAMDRSDLGPGWTMATISGMLLDSWVDKLNVYTVDGKPGKAASSTGAPVVAGKSMAKAVLTGELTTKTPPVVESHRLIKRMWDACVDKDWSGNTEGLNGAVVGLRDFASGKAGMAWGVNFGVSALKDVKFPFASMPFPQVTRESTPLATGAPARFGAGVGGTSYMIPSTIKGDKLAAAIKFLQFVSTPANIQPWLSRTGGISAVEGAGGAAATKAFADGTWGDSIPLAVPGGPPGVTTLSLYEGWLLGTKSLSQQESYLQDMWTKGQRQAVKDNKWDKEPWAK, from the coding sequence ATGGTCGCGCCCCACATTCGCGCGGTCCCGCGCACGGCTCGGCCGCGCCGGCTGCGGTCACCCCTGCTTCTCGCGGTGTCGCTGCTGCTGGCGCTCTCCGGCGCGGCCTGCGCGAGTGGCTCCGATGACTCGACCGGCGGCGACGGCAAGCTCACCATCACCGTCGAAGGACCGAACCAGTGGAACGACAGCGGTTCGTCGTTCGGTAAACCCTGGGAAGATCTGGTCGCGGCCTTCGAGAAGGCCGAGCCCGACATCAAGGTGAAGACCGTCGTCCTTCCCCTGAACAGTTTCAGCCAGACGATCTCGACCCACCTCGCCGCCGGGACCGCGCCCGAACTCGTCTTCAACCAGGCACCGCACCAGCCCTACATGGTGACCTCGCTGGACGACTACCTGAAGAAGCCGAACCCCTACATCAAGAGTGGCCCGGGCAGTCGACGCTGGCTGGACGTCTTCCGGAAGCGGTACTACGGAATCGGCAACCCGGCCAGCCGAAACGCGGACGGACACGTGGAGTTCGTCCCGTTCAACCTGGTCGGCACCGGCATCTTCTACAACCGTGAGGCCTTCGACAAGGCCGGGCTCAAGGCACCCGTACGGACCTTCGAGGACCTGGTCGGCGCGTGTGGACGGCTGAAAGCCGCGGGATACACGCCACTTGCGATGGACCGCTCAGACCTCGGCCCGGGCTGGACCATGGCCACGATCAGCGGGATGCTCCTCGACAGCTGGGTCGACAAGCTGAACGTCTACACCGTGGACGGTAAACCGGGTAAGGCCGCCTCCTCCACCGGTGCGCCGGTCGTGGCCGGGAAGTCGATGGCGAAGGCGGTGCTGACCGGAGAACTCACCACGAAGACGCCGCCGGTGGTGGAGTCCCACAGGCTTATCAAGCGGATGTGGGACGCCTGCGTGGACAAGGACTGGTCCGGCAACACCGAGGGGCTCAACGGAGCGGTCGTCGGCCTGCGCGACTTCGCATCCGGGAAGGCCGGCATGGCATGGGGCGTGAACTTCGGGGTGAGCGCGCTGAAGGACGTGAAGTTTCCCTTCGCCAGCATGCCCTTTCCGCAGGTCACCAGGGAGTCGACCCCGCTGGCGACGGGAGCGCCGGCCCGCTTCGGAGCCGGAGTCGGCGGCACGAGCTACATGATCCCGTCGACCATCAAGGGCGACAAGCTGGCCGCGGCGATCAAGTTCCTGCAGTTCGTCAGTACGCCTGCGAACATCCAGCCCTGGCTGTCGCGGACCGGGGGCATCTCCGCGGTCGAGGGTGCCGGCGGTGCGGCGGCCACGAAGGCTTTCGCCGACGGCACCTGGGGCGACTCGATCCCGTTGGCCGTGCCGGGCGGGCCACCGGGGGTGACCACCCTCAGCCTGTACGAAGGCTGGCTGCTGGGCACGAAATCCCTGTCCCAGCAGGAGTCCTACCTGCAGGACATGTGGACCAAGGGGCAGCGGCAGGCCGTCAAGGACAACAAATGGGACAAGGAGCCGTGGGCGAAATAG
- a CDS encoding sensor histidine kinase has protein sequence MTTLSTTAAGEPADAADPPLRRARWATVGSLAAGWLACMTMPYLAVIREQRPTWAVLGAVGTTAFGITLAGCLYATATPWLAARTRRWLLVAFGAACVGSVPLVAPVGGSEWLTWAWFGGTIAGFSPMLTSRRYALAVTVAVLGCATAVALATGSAVWAFLVVTVSLAVSVAALSGLQLWLWSLLLQARAGRDAQARLAVTEERLRFARDVHDLLGHRLAVIALKAELAARLAGTDPGRAAEESAQVQHLAATALSEVREAVHGYRTVDLSDQLTAVNAVLRSSGIRCTATNSAGELPVEVATAFALTLREAGTNVLRHSRATWATIEIARAANQATLTVSNDGADRSGPDRHSFGLRGVADRLADLGGSLHVEEVNDVFTLTATVPTAPLPAEATGPATTTTPAGQ, from the coding sequence GTGACCACGCTGAGCACGACCGCCGCGGGCGAGCCCGCCGACGCCGCGGACCCTCCGCTGCGGCGGGCCCGGTGGGCCACCGTCGGGTCGCTCGCCGCGGGCTGGCTGGCCTGCATGACGATGCCGTACCTCGCCGTCATCAGGGAGCAGCGCCCGACGTGGGCCGTCCTCGGCGCCGTGGGCACCACCGCGTTCGGGATCACGCTGGCCGGTTGCCTCTACGCCACCGCGACACCGTGGCTGGCCGCCCGTACCCGCCGGTGGCTGCTGGTCGCGTTCGGCGCCGCCTGTGTGGGGTCGGTGCCATTGGTCGCCCCTGTCGGCGGCAGCGAGTGGCTGACCTGGGCGTGGTTCGGCGGGACGATCGCCGGCTTCTCGCCGATGCTCACCAGCCGGCGGTACGCGCTGGCGGTGACGGTCGCGGTGCTCGGCTGCGCGACCGCGGTGGCGTTGGCGACGGGTTCCGCGGTGTGGGCGTTCCTGGTGGTGACCGTCTCGCTCGCGGTGTCCGTCGCGGCTCTGAGCGGGCTGCAGCTCTGGTTGTGGAGCCTGCTCCTGCAGGCACGAGCAGGGCGCGACGCGCAAGCTCGGCTTGCGGTGACCGAGGAACGCCTGCGGTTCGCCCGCGACGTGCACGACCTGCTCGGCCACCGGCTCGCCGTGATCGCGTTGAAGGCCGAGCTCGCCGCCCGGCTGGCCGGCACCGATCCCGGCCGGGCGGCCGAGGAATCGGCGCAGGTGCAACATCTCGCCGCCACAGCGTTGTCGGAGGTACGTGAAGCCGTGCACGGCTACCGAACCGTCGACCTGTCCGATCAGCTGACCGCTGTCAACGCGGTCTTGCGTTCGTCCGGAATCCGTTGTACGGCAACGAACTCCGCCGGCGAGCTGCCGGTCGAAGTCGCCACCGCGTTCGCCCTCACCCTGCGGGAGGCGGGTACGAACGTGCTCCGGCACAGCCGGGCCACCTGGGCCACGATCGAGATCGCCCGTGCCGCGAACCAGGCGACGCTCACCGTCTCCAACGACGGCGCGGACCGGTCCGGCCCCGACCGGCACAGCTTCGGCCTGCGCGGGGTGGCCGACCGGCTCGCGGACCTCGGCGGTTCGCTGCACGTCGAGGAGGTGAACGACGTGTTCACGCTCACCGCAACCGTGCCGACAGCGCCCCTGCCTGCCGAGGCGACCGGGCCGGCAACGACGACCACGCCGGCCGGCCAGTGA
- a CDS encoding response regulator transcription factor: MIRVLLADDEELIRTALAALLDLEPDLDVVAQAPDGTAAVEAARAHRPDVAVVDLQMPGLDGLEVTAELRRVLPSCEVVILTGRGRPPHLQKALAAGAKGFLPKGSPGGALAEVIRRVAAGGRYVDPALAADALSAPECPLSPRELEVLRLAEYDTPLTVVARRMNLSHGTVRNYLAAAVTKLGVRTRAEAFRAAHDAGWL, encoded by the coding sequence GTGATCCGGGTACTCCTCGCCGACGACGAGGAACTCATCCGTACCGCGCTCGCTGCGCTGCTCGACCTCGAGCCCGACCTGGACGTGGTCGCCCAGGCACCCGACGGCACCGCAGCGGTCGAGGCGGCCCGGGCGCACCGGCCCGACGTCGCCGTGGTCGACCTGCAGATGCCGGGCCTGGACGGGCTGGAGGTCACCGCCGAGCTTCGGCGCGTCCTCCCGTCCTGCGAGGTGGTCATCCTCACCGGCCGCGGCCGTCCACCACATCTGCAGAAGGCACTCGCCGCCGGCGCGAAAGGCTTTCTGCCCAAGGGATCTCCCGGTGGTGCGCTCGCCGAGGTGATCCGGCGGGTGGCGGCCGGCGGCCGGTACGTCGATCCGGCGCTGGCCGCCGACGCGCTCAGTGCCCCCGAATGCCCGTTGAGCCCACGTGAGCTGGAGGTGCTTCGCCTCGCGGAGTACGACACCCCGCTCACGGTCGTGGCCCGCCGGATGAACCTCTCCCACGGCACAGTCCGCAACTACCTCGCCGCGGCGGTCACCAAGCTCGGCGTACGCACCCGGGCCGAGGCGTTCCGCGCCGCCCACGACGCCGGCTGGCTCTGA